The genomic window TTGAATTGGCAAAAAAAGAGGGTGCAAAAGGCATAAATTTAGCAGGCATTTGCTGCACAGCAAATGAGGTCTTGATGCGTCATGGTATCTCCCTTGCAGGCAATTTCTTACAGCAAGAGCTTGCCATAGCAACAGGTGCTGTTGAGGCAATGGTTGTGGATGTTCAATGCATCTTTCAATCCTTGCCAAAGGTTAGCCAATGCTACCACACAAAGGTCATTTCAACATCATCAAAAGGCAAAATCCCAGGGGCTTTGCACATTGAATTTGACCCACATAATGCCCTTGTGTCAGCCGAAAAAATTGTGGAAACCGCGATTTTAAATTTTAAAAATAGGAAAAAAGAAAAGGTAAATATTCCAGAGGAATCTATGGATTTGGTTGCCGGGTTTACCCATGAATATGTAAATTATATGCTTGGTGGAAGATTTAGGGCATCCTACTGGCCTTTAAATGATAATATCATCAATGGGAAAATCCGTGGCGTGGTTGGTGCTGTTGGTTGCAATAACCCAAGGGTAGCCCTAGATAGCATTCATATCCCTCTGGTAAAGGAGCTTATTAAAAATAATGTTTTAGTGCTTCAAACAGGTTGTGCAGCTATAGCCTGTGCAAAGGCAGGCTTGTTGACCCCTGAGGCGGCAAAATTTGCTGGTTCTGGATTAGCTGAGGTCTGTGAAGCCACCGGCATGCCTCCTGTCCTCCATTGTGGTTCCTGCGTTGACAATTCAAGGCTTTTGGTTGCAGGTGCAGAAATGGTTAAGGTGGGTGGGCTTGGTGATGATGTTCATCATTTACCTATTGCTGGCTGTGCCCCAGAATGGATGTCAGAAAAGGCAATTGCCATTGGTCACTACTTTATGGCAACGGGTCTCTTGGTTGCCTTTGGCGTAAATTTTCCAACCCTAGGAAGCAAAGCTACCACCAGGCATTTATTTGAGGAATACGAAGGTTTAACCGGCGGAATGTGGGCTTATGAACCAGACCCATACAAAATGGCAGAATTATTGATTGCTCATATTGACAAAAAAAGAGAAGCATTAGGCATAAACAAACCAAAAGAAAGAATCCTCTACGACATGGAAGCAAGAAGGGAGCTTAAGTTTTAGTTTTCTAGTTTTTTTTAAAATTTGTACGTGTTTAGCTAATATTTAAAGAAAGCAATGAAATAAGTAAGAAGTAAAGGAGAATTAGAGAGCTTACTGACAGAAAAATTTCAGATAATAGGGGTTGTTGACACTTGAAAACCAATTTTATTTGCGTATATTATCTTTCCCATCTTTCTATCGCCATTCCCCCAATTCCTAAAAGGCTAAATTTAGAAAGGGCGTCTACCAATTCATTCCAATCTGGCATTTGTGCTGTCTTTGGAGACTTTGGAAGGCCATAAACACTTGGGTCATCCAAAAGGATATAAAGAACACCCAGACCGCCACATTGGGTTTCTCCGTAGAGATTTGCTTTGCCACCAAAAAAGTTAACCCTATCTTTGGCTATTTTTAACAAATTCTCCCTTTCTCCAAATTGGATTGCACCTGAAGGGCAGGCTTTTGCACAGGCTGGGGTTAAGCCATTTTGAACCCTATCTATGCAATACTTGCAAGAACTTGCCTTTTTATCTTCAGCCATCCTTGGAACCTTAAATGGGCAATTTTGAACACAAAGCTCACAGCCAATGCACTTTTCCCTATCACGGACAGTATAGCCATCTGGATGCTTGCTTAATGCTTTTACCGGGCAGACATTTACACAAGATGCAATGGTGCATTGCATACATTGATGCTTTCTGAATAGCCATTGAAGATTATTTCCTTCGGCTTTTTCCTTAAAGAAAACCAGGGTAAATGTTTTCCCGGATAGCTCTTTTGGGTTTTGATAGCCCTCGCCTCCAAAGAATTGGGTTTTCTCAGCTTCCAAGCCATTCCATTGCTTGCAAGCAACCTGACATCCCCTACACCCCGTACATTTTGATGTGTCAATCAAAGTACCTAATTTTGCCATTTTATTTACCTCCTTTTATTACATCGCATAAAAATGCCTTATACTCGGGAATCATTGTATTGGCATCTCCGATGTTTGCTGTTAGTCTATTTGCTGAATCGCCTGTTGCAATGCCAGAATAGCCAAAGTGCCAGGGAAGGGCAATTTGTTCGTAGGATTTTCCATTTAATTGGAATGGCTTTATCCGCTCAGTTACTAAGGCATAGCAGGTAACCTTTCCCCTGGCAGAGAGAATGTTAATCTTTTCGCCATGCTTTATTCCCTTTACTTTAGCTAAGCTTGTGCTTATTTCTACAAACATATCAGGGACAAGCTCACATAGCCAGGGAAGGTTCCTTGTCATAGCCCCTGATTGCCAATGCTCGGTTAGCCTGAAGCTGGTTGCAATAATGGGGAATTTATCTGGGCTTCCCCATAAATCAAGGTCAGCATTCCATATTTTTGTAGACGGGTCATTCTGTTGCTTTGACAAAATATTTATAACCGGGCTTTCCTGTGGCTCATAATGCTCTGGAAATGGGCCATCTGCTAGACCTGGGCCAAATAATGCTGCAAAGCCTTCTTGTTTCATAATGAATGGGTATTTGTCAGCAGGAGGCCAGGGACCATCTGGAACATCGCCTGTCCATTTCTTATCAATATCATTCCATTTAACAACAACACGATTTTGGTCAAAGGGATTTCCAGCTGTATCGCAAGATGCCTTATTGTAGAGGATTCTTCTGTTAACTGGCCAGCACCAGCTCCATTTTGGATATAGACCAATATTGTTTGGGGCATCTTGTGGGTCTCTCCTTGCCATTCTATTTTCATCTGTGTATGAGCCACAATATATCCAATTGCCACAGCATGTTGTCCCATCATCCTTTAACTTTGCAAAGCCATCTATTTGTGCCTTTGTGTTCACATCGTATCCATTTATCTCCTTTGCTACAAGATTAGGATCTGGGGTCTCTCCATAATTCCAATTAAGATTAACAATGGCTTCCGAAAATGTTCCAGATTCCTTCTCATAGAGGGCTTTTAATTCCTTGTAAAGCCTATCTACAATCTGTAAATCTGGCTTTGAATTTCCCAATGGCTCAATCGCCTTATTCCTCCATTGTGCCCACCTTCCAGAGTTTGTAATAGAGCCCTCTTTTTCTAATGATGAAGATGCTGGCAACAGGAATACCTCTGTGTTTATATTTGCTGGATTTGCCCCTGGTCTTTTCCAAAAATCAGCGGTTTCTGTCTCCCATAAATCCATTACCACAAGCCAATCAAGGTTTTCCAATGCCTTGTAGCTCATATTAAGGTTTGGGCTACAGACACAGGGGTTTTGTCCAAATACAAGGCATCCCTTTATTTCCTTTGCATACATTGCCTCAAAGAGGGAGATATATGAGTAATTTCCTGAGTTCTTTGGAAGATAAGAATAGCAAAAATCATTTTCTGGTTTTGCATTGTCTCCATAGAATGCCTTTAATTGAGAGACAATATACTTTGATGTATTCTGCCACCAATTGGCAGATTTAGGGTCAGCTGATTTTGGTGTGTACTTATCAATGTATGATTTTAGGTCAAGCTCTTTATCTGTTGGTGCTTTAAGGTAGCCAGGAAGGATATGAAAAAGGAGGGCATGGTCGGTTGAGCCTTGAACATTCCCCTCGCCCCTCATTGCATTTATTCCACCACCAGCAGAACCAATATTTCCCAAAAGGAGCTG from bacterium includes these protein-coding regions:
- a CDS encoding 4Fe-4S dicluster domain-containing protein; this translates as MAKLGTLIDTSKCTGCRGCQVACKQWNGLEAEKTQFFGGEGYQNPKELSGKTFTLVFFKEKAEGNNLQWLFRKHQCMQCTIASCVNVCPVKALSKHPDGYTVRDREKCIGCELCVQNCPFKVPRMAEDKKASSCKYCIDRVQNGLTPACAKACPSGAIQFGERENLLKIAKDRVNFFGGKANLYGETQCGGLGVLYILLDDPSVYGLPKSPKTAQMPDWNELVDALSKFSLLGIGGMAIERWER
- the fdnG gene encoding formate dehydrogenase-N subunit alpha, translating into MKLTRRNFLKVTTTAGGGLFLSQLGLFDLGKPKAYAEELKVKYGKETTSICPYCAVGCGVIATTKEGKLINSEGDPDHPINQGALCSKGSAIYQIVNNERRATKVLYRASKSNKWEEKDWDFAISEIAKRIKATRDATFEADVNRTRAIASLGGAMHNNEECYLWIKLMRAIGLVYLEHQARLCHSSTVAALAESFGRGAMTNHWIDIKNSDCIMIIGSNASECHPMSFRWITNAKENGAKLIVVDPRFTRSASKADIYAQMRSGCDVAFIGGIINYCLQNNLYQKEYVIEYSDASFLINPDFKLSEDIGLFSGYNPEKRSYNKATWKYQLDEAGIPKKDKTLQDPNCVFQLLKKHYSRYDVDTVIKITGTPKDIYLKVCETFCATGKPDKVATIMYSMGTTQHTNAVQMIRAYSIIQLLLGNIGSAGGGINAMRGEGNVQGSTDHALLFHILPGYLKAPTDKELDLKSYIDKYTPKSADPKSANWWQNTSKYIVSQLKAFYGDNAKPENDFCYSYLPKNSGNYSYISLFEAMYAKEIKGCLVFGQNPCVCSPNLNMSYKALENLDWLVVMDLWETETADFWKRPGANPANINTEVFLLPASSSLEKEGSITNSGRWAQWRNKAIEPLGNSKPDLQIVDRLYKELKALYEKESGTFSEAIVNLNWNYGETPDPNLVAKEINGYDVNTKAQIDGFAKLKDDGTTCCGNWIYCGSYTDENRMARRDPQDAPNNIGLYPKWSWCWPVNRRILYNKASCDTAGNPFDQNRVVVKWNDIDKKWTGDVPDGPWPPADKYPFIMKQEGFAALFGPGLADGPFPEHYEPQESPVINILSKQQNDPSTKIWNADLDLWGSPDKFPIIATSFRLTEHWQSGAMTRNLPWLCELVPDMFVEISTSLAKVKGIKHGEKINILSARGKVTCYALVTERIKPFQLNGKSYEQIALPWHFGYSGIATGDSANRLTANIGDANTMIPEYKAFLCDVIKGGK